From Gemmatimonadales bacterium, a single genomic window includes:
- a CDS encoding SAM-dependent methyltransferase: protein MNPPASVRNVSDTAHWVALYRALESERPDAHFHDAHARRLAGTRGEQIHATLPRPMRNAAWSVVARTVVMDRMIQAEISAGVTLVVNLAAGLDTRPYRLPLPPNLVWVEVDQGPLLAEKAALLESAEPHCTLERIPLDLSQEAPVRELLQRLGQRAEKVLVITEGLVMYLRPEEVATLARTMAGVPTIQGWVTDVISPGLLRMIEKDWGHALRAGSASMHFAPPEGVAWFESRGWRVAECQSTFVAARALRRLPRFLRLLSYLPGSGGFDPNRPWSGICLLRPILRGDHAGPDGGAQ from the coding sequence ATGAACCCTCCCGCCTCCGTCCGCAACGTCTCCGACACCGCCCACTGGGTGGCGCTTTACCGTGCCCTGGAGTCGGAACGCCCGGACGCGCATTTCCACGATGCACACGCGCGAAGGCTGGCTGGCACCCGAGGCGAGCAGATCCATGCGACGCTGCCCAGGCCCATGCGCAACGCCGCCTGGTCGGTGGTGGCCCGGACGGTCGTCATGGACCGCATGATCCAGGCGGAGATCAGCGCCGGTGTCACGCTCGTCGTCAACCTGGCCGCCGGGCTGGATACGCGGCCCTATCGCCTCCCACTGCCGCCAAACCTCGTCTGGGTGGAGGTGGATCAGGGGCCCTTGCTGGCGGAAAAGGCGGCGCTGCTCGAATCGGCCGAGCCCCATTGCACGCTCGAGCGGATTCCGCTGGATCTGTCACAGGAAGCCCCCGTCCGGGAGCTGCTGCAGCGACTCGGGCAGCGGGCCGAGAAGGTGTTGGTAATCACCGAGGGGCTGGTGATGTATCTCCGGCCGGAGGAGGTCGCGACGCTGGCACGCACCATGGCCGGCGTCCCCACCATCCAGGGCTGGGTCACGGACGTCATATCACCCGGGTTGCTGCGGATGATCGAGAAGGACTGGGGGCACGCGCTCCGGGCGGGAAGCGCCTCCATGCATTTCGCGCCTCCCGAGGGTGTGGCCTGGTTCGAGTCCCGTGGCTGGCGGGTGGCGGAGTGCCAGTCGACCTTCGTCGCCGCCAGGGCGCTGCGGCGACTCCCACGATTCCTGCGCCTCCTCTCTTACCTGCCGGGCAGCGGCGGCTTCGACCCCAACCGGCCCTGGTCGGGGATCTGCCTGTTGCGCCCGATCCTCCGTGGGGACCATGCCGGCCCCGATGGCGGGGCGCAGTAG
- a CDS encoding sodium-translocating pyrophosphatase, whose protein sequence is MPRLALRWRNALLLPFLMLPLLAGVAAAQDAAPTHRPGGEVNLLLPDLNQGNFLGYTGHQILLSGIVVCVLGLLFGLWSYAAVKKMPVHKAMADVSDIIYETCKAYMIQQGKFLMGLWVFVSAVIIVYFLLTGLELPKIAIILLFSLIGMAGSYGVAWFGIRINTLANSRTAFASLRGKGWPVSEIPLRAGMSVGMMLIAVELLFMLGILLFIPADVAGACFLGFAIGESLGAAALRIAGGIFTKIADIGADLMKVVFKIKEDDARNPGVIADCTGDNAGDSVGPTADGFETYGVTGVALITFIVLAVPDTTIQAKLLVWIFLMRVMMVIASGLSYLVSNAISRAKYRAAVKFDFEHPLTQLVWLTSIVSVVATYVVSYFIIPDLGGNTSLWWQLSTVITCGTLAGAIIPELVKVFTSTSSRHVREVVISSREGGASLNILSGLVAGNFSAYWLGLTIMGLMAAAYGVSTMGLSSGIMLAPAIFAFGLVAFGFLGMGPVTIAVDSYGPVTDNAQSVFELSTIEQMPGIEAEIKRDFGFDVDFTTAKELLEENDGAGNTFKATAKPVLIGTAVVGATTMIFSIIMALTHGLQSGMQSLSILHPPFLLGLITGGAVIYWFTGASMQAVTTGAYRAVEFIKANIVLEGVTKASVEDSKKVVEICTQYAQKGMLNIFLAVFFSTLAFAFAEPFFFIGYLISIALFGLYQAIFMANAGGAWDNAKKIVETELKAKGTPLHDASIVGDTVGDPFKDTSSVALNPVIKFTTLFGLLAVELGVYLAAEKGSMLLHVLAGAFFLVSTVFVYRSFYGMRIETQ, encoded by the coding sequence ATGCCTCGTCTGGCCCTGCGGTGGCGTAATGCACTCCTTCTGCCCTTCCTGATGCTCCCGCTCCTGGCCGGCGTCGCCGCGGCGCAGGACGCCGCTCCGACGCATCGCCCGGGCGGGGAGGTCAACCTCCTCCTCCCCGACCTGAACCAGGGCAACTTCCTCGGCTATACCGGGCACCAGATCCTGCTCTCCGGGATCGTCGTGTGCGTCCTCGGCCTGCTCTTCGGGCTCTGGAGCTACGCTGCCGTCAAGAAGATGCCGGTGCACAAGGCGATGGCCGACGTCTCCGACATCATTTACGAGACCTGCAAGGCGTACATGATCCAGCAGGGCAAGTTCCTGATGGGGCTCTGGGTGTTCGTCAGCGCCGTCATCATCGTCTACTTCCTGCTGACCGGGCTCGAACTCCCCAAGATCGCCATCATCCTCCTCTTCTCGCTCATCGGCATGGCGGGAAGCTACGGGGTCGCCTGGTTCGGCATCCGGATCAACACGCTGGCCAACTCGCGGACCGCCTTCGCGTCGCTCCGCGGCAAGGGATGGCCGGTCTCCGAAATCCCGCTCCGCGCGGGGATGAGCGTCGGCATGATGCTCATCGCGGTCGAGCTCCTCTTCATGCTCGGCATCCTGCTGTTCATTCCCGCCGACGTGGCCGGCGCCTGCTTCCTCGGCTTCGCCATCGGTGAATCGCTCGGCGCGGCGGCGCTCCGGATTGCCGGCGGCATCTTCACGAAGATCGCCGACATCGGCGCCGACCTGATGAAGGTCGTGTTCAAGATCAAGGAAGACGACGCCCGCAACCCCGGCGTCATCGCCGACTGCACCGGCGACAACGCGGGCGACTCGGTCGGTCCCACCGCCGACGGGTTCGAGACCTACGGCGTGACCGGCGTGGCCCTCATCACCTTCATCGTGCTGGCGGTTCCGGACACCACCATCCAGGCGAAGCTCCTGGTCTGGATCTTCCTGATGCGCGTGATGATGGTGATCGCGTCGGGACTCTCCTACCTGGTCAGCAACGCCATTTCGCGGGCCAAGTACCGTGCGGCCGTGAAGTTCGACTTCGAGCATCCCCTCACCCAGCTGGTGTGGCTCACCTCGATCGTCTCGGTGGTCGCCACGTACGTGGTGTCCTACTTCATCATCCCGGACCTGGGCGGCAACACCTCGCTCTGGTGGCAGCTCTCCACCGTCATCACCTGCGGCACGCTGGCCGGTGCGATCATCCCCGAACTGGTGAAGGTCTTCACCTCGACTTCGTCACGGCATGTGCGGGAGGTCGTCATCAGCTCGCGCGAAGGCGGCGCGTCGCTCAACATCCTGTCCGGCCTGGTGGCCGGCAACTTCTCCGCGTACTGGCTCGGCCTGACCATCATGGGCCTCATGGCCGCCGCCTACGGCGTGAGCACGATGGGCCTTAGCAGCGGGATCATGCTGGCCCCCGCCATCTTCGCGTTCGGCCTGGTGGCGTTCGGCTTCCTCGGGATGGGGCCGGTCACCATCGCGGTGGACAGCTACGGGCCGGTCACCGACAACGCCCAGTCGGTCTTTGAACTCTCCACCATCGAGCAGATGCCGGGCATCGAGGCGGAGATCAAGCGCGACTTCGGCTTCGATGTCGACTTCACCACCGCCAAGGAACTCCTCGAAGAGAACGACGGGGCGGGGAACACCTTCAAGGCCACCGCCAAGCCGGTGCTGATCGGGACCGCGGTGGTCGGGGCCACGACGATGATCTTCTCGATCATCATGGCGCTGACCCACGGCCTCCAGAGCGGCATGCAGAGCCTGTCGATCCTGCACCCCCCCTTCCTCCTCGGGCTGATTACCGGCGGCGCCGTCATCTACTGGTTTACCGGCGCGTCGATGCAGGCCGTGACCACCGGCGCCTACCGCGCCGTCGAGTTCATCAAGGCCAACATCGTGCTCGAGGGCGTCACCAAGGCCTCCGTCGAGGACAGCAAGAAGGTCGTCGAGATCTGCACGCAGTACGCGCAGAAGGGGATGCTGAACATCTTCCTCGCGGTGTTCTTCTCGACCCTCGCCTTTGCCTTCGCGGAACCGTTCTTCTTCATCGGGTACCTGATTTCCATCGCGCTCTTCGGGCTCTACCAGGCCATCTTCATGGCCAACGCCGGCGGCGCGTGGGACAACGCGAAGAAGATCGTGGAGACCGAGCTCAAGGCGAAGGGGACGCCGCTGCACGACGCCTCGATCGTCGGCGACACGGTCGGCGACCCGTTCAAGGACACCTCCTCGGTCGCGCTCAACCCGGTCATCAAGTTCACCACCCTGTTCGGCCTGCTGGCGGTCGAGCTCGGCGTCTACCTGGCGGCCGAGAAGGGCAGCATGCTCCTGCACGTCCTGGCCGGGGCCTTCTTCCTGGTGAGCACCGTCTTCGTGTACCGGTCGTTCTACGGCATGCGAATCGAAACGCAGTAA
- a CDS encoding NfeD family protein has translation MDILWWHWVVLGLFLVLVELAAAGGFYVIFFGIAALLVGLLSSMHAAGSIGAQLILFSVLSVASLLLFRDALVQHFQGDPRATEIDQLVGEVAIVIEELPPGAVGKVELRGTTWSARTSTGALLPRGTRCRVTSVDGLTLSVAPEGAGQ, from the coding sequence ATGGACATCCTGTGGTGGCACTGGGTTGTGCTGGGGCTCTTCCTCGTCCTGGTCGAACTGGCCGCGGCCGGGGGCTTCTACGTCATCTTCTTCGGCATCGCCGCCCTGCTGGTCGGGCTGCTGTCCAGCATGCATGCGGCAGGCTCGATCGGCGCGCAACTCATTCTGTTCTCGGTGCTCTCGGTCGCCTCCCTCCTGCTCTTCCGTGACGCCCTGGTGCAGCACTTCCAGGGCGATCCCCGAGCGACGGAGATCGACCAGCTCGTGGGGGAAGTCGCCATCGTCATCGAGGAGCTGCCGCCGGGCGCCGTCGGCAAGGTCGAGCTCCGGGGGACGACCTGGTCCGCCCGCACGAGCACCGGAGCGCTCCTGCCCCGCGGCACCCGCTGCCGGGTGACCAGCGTGGATGGTCTTACCCTTTCCGTCGCGCCAGAAGGAGCAGGCCAATGA
- a CDS encoding alpha-ketoacid dehydrogenase subunit beta yields the protein MAEVTYLEAIRQGLQEEMRRDENVFILGEDVGAYGGAFKVTDGFLAEFGERRVIDTPIAEAAIVGAAAGAAHMGLRPVAEMQFIDFISCAYDMLTNYVATARYRAGLPTPMVVRGPSGGYVRGGPFHSQNPEAAFLHTPGLKIVCPATARDAKGLIKSAIRDDDPVLYFEHKFLYRRIKEQLPEGEEILTPIGKARVAREGRDLTIITWSAMVHKALEAAERLEKEDGLQVEVLDLRTLMPMDDEAIMASVRKTNRVLIAHEDTRTGGVAGEITARINDQAFEWLDAPVKRVTAHDVPLPYAPTLEDFVLPQTDDLVLAARWLAAY from the coding sequence ATGGCTGAGGTGACCTACCTCGAGGCGATCCGCCAGGGGTTGCAGGAGGAGATGCGGCGCGACGAGAATGTCTTCATTCTCGGCGAGGACGTCGGCGCCTACGGCGGCGCGTTCAAGGTGACCGACGGGTTCCTGGCCGAGTTCGGGGAGCGGCGGGTCATCGACACGCCGATCGCGGAGGCGGCCATCGTGGGCGCGGCGGCGGGCGCGGCGCACATGGGGCTGCGACCGGTGGCGGAGATGCAGTTCATCGACTTCATCTCCTGCGCCTACGACATGCTGACCAACTACGTCGCGACGGCGCGGTACCGGGCCGGCCTGCCGACGCCGATGGTGGTGCGCGGCCCCTCGGGGGGCTACGTCCGCGGCGGCCCGTTCCACTCGCAGAATCCCGAGGCCGCGTTCCTGCACACGCCGGGACTCAAGATCGTCTGCCCCGCCACGGCGCGGGACGCGAAGGGTCTCATCAAGAGCGCCATTCGCGACGACGACCCGGTGCTCTATTTTGAGCATAAGTTCCTCTATCGCCGGATCAAGGAACAGCTGCCCGAGGGGGAGGAGATCCTCACCCCGATCGGCAAGGCGCGCGTGGCCCGCGAGGGCCGGGACCTGACGATCATCACCTGGTCGGCTATGGTGCATAAGGCGCTGGAGGCGGCGGAACGGCTGGAGAAGGAAGACGGGCTGCAGGTGGAGGTGCTCGATCTCCGGACGCTGATGCCGATGGACGACGAGGCGATCATGGCCTCGGTACGCAAGACCAACCGGGTGCTGATTGCGCATGAGGACACCCGCACCGGCGGTGTGGCCGGCGAAATCACCGCCCGGATCAACGACCAGGCGTTCGAGTGGCTCGACGCCCCGGTCAAGCGCGTGACGGCGCACGATGTGCCGCTGCCCTACGCGCCGACGCTCGAAGACTTTGTGCTGCCGCAGACGGACGACTTGGTGCTCGCCGCCCGCTGGCTGGCCGCTTACTAG
- a CDS encoding thiamine pyrophosphate-dependent dehydrogenase E1 component subunit alpha produces MTPTAAPSTTPAAPPHGLSRAQLHEMYYYMRLTRALEERLVNLYRQTKVIGGLFRSLGQEADSVGSAYALDRTKGDFLSPLIRNLGSMLVQGATPLEILRQYMAKAESPTRGRELNIHYGDLERGFIGQISHLGDMVPVMAGVALSFKMRKQPRVGLVYVGDGAMSTGAFHEGINFAAVQRLPMVIVCENNGYSFSTPMRKQTAVTQLVDKAAAYGIPGERADGNNVLDVYGVTKPAVERARQGGGCTLIELVTYRRKGHAEHDNQSYQPKAEIAEWEAKDPIDRCIRDYTAAGWATAAELAEIDARVEALLDEAVGACEHEPMPEAMTALDGVLADPARAELEWYRRTDG; encoded by the coding sequence ATGACACCGACCGCCGCACCGAGCACCACCCCGGCCGCCCCGCCGCACGGGCTCAGCCGGGCCCAGTTGCACGAGATGTACTACTACATGCGACTGACCCGCGCCCTCGAGGAGCGGTTGGTCAACCTGTACCGCCAGACCAAGGTCATCGGCGGGCTCTTCCGTTCGCTCGGCCAGGAGGCCGACAGCGTCGGCAGCGCCTACGCCCTCGACCGGACGAAGGGCGACTTCCTCTCGCCGCTGATCCGGAACCTCGGCTCGATGCTGGTGCAGGGCGCCACGCCGCTCGAGATCCTCCGGCAGTACATGGCCAAGGCGGAGAGCCCGACGCGCGGCCGCGAGCTCAACATTCACTACGGCGACCTCGAGCGGGGCTTCATCGGCCAGATTTCGCACCTGGGCGACATGGTGCCGGTCATGGCCGGCGTGGCGCTGTCGTTCAAGATGCGGAAGCAGCCGCGGGTCGGGCTGGTGTATGTCGGCGACGGCGCCATGAGCACCGGCGCCTTCCACGAGGGCATCAACTTCGCCGCCGTCCAGCGCCTGCCGATGGTCATCGTCTGCGAGAACAACGGCTACTCGTTCAGCACCCCGATGCGGAAGCAGACGGCGGTCACGCAGCTCGTGGACAAGGCGGCCGCCTACGGCATTCCCGGCGAGCGGGCCGACGGCAACAACGTGCTCGACGTGTACGGCGTGACCAAGCCGGCCGTCGAACGGGCGCGGCAGGGCGGGGGATGCACCCTGATCGAACTGGTCACCTATCGCCGCAAGGGCCACGCGGAGCACGACAACCAGTCGTACCAGCCGAAGGCCGAGATCGCCGAGTGGGAGGCGAAGGACCCGATCGACCGCTGCATCCGCGACTACACGGCCGCCGGTTGGGCGACGGCTGCCGAACTGGCCGAGATCGATGCGCGGGTCGAGGCGTTGCTGGACGAAGCGGTCGGCGCGTGCGAGCACGAGCCGATGCCCGAGGCGATGACGGCGCTCGACGGTGTGCTGGCCGATCCGGCCCGCGCCGAGCTTGAATGGTACCGGAGGACCGATGGCTGA
- a CDS encoding TonB family protein, with translation MSSRTAGQLPVPHRIVPEESVCPEEPPHEVSPASGAVDSGAAYTEATVDIPPELVKVGKRRYPRQLEMAGVGGRVELSFIIDTLGHPEPCSFHVHSVVYPSFEVAALRMVLGSLFRPGEVRGQKVRVLVFQAVTFNP, from the coding sequence GTGTCCAGTCGTACTGCCGGGCAGCTGCCGGTTCCGCACCGGATTGTGCCGGAGGAGAGCGTCTGTCCCGAGGAGCCGCCCCATGAGGTGAGTCCGGCCTCCGGTGCGGTCGATTCGGGGGCTGCCTACACCGAGGCGACCGTGGACATCCCTCCCGAGCTGGTCAAAGTGGGAAAGCGGCGGTATCCACGGCAGTTGGAGATGGCCGGCGTGGGAGGGCGAGTTGAGCTCTCGTTCATCATCGATACCCTTGGCCATCCGGAGCCCTGTTCCTTCCATGTTCACTCGGTGGTGTACCCGAGCTTCGAGGTCGCCGCCCTCCGGATGGTGCTCGGGAGCCTCTTCCGGCCGGGCGAGGTGCGAGGGCAGAAGGTGCGGGTATTGGTCTTTCAGGCGGTGACGTTCAATCCCTGA
- a CDS encoding dihydrolipoamide acetyltransferase family protein has product MAKIDVIMPQMGESIAEGTLSRWMKKVGDTVKRDEPIFEISTDKVDAEIPAPQAGVLVEILVQEGETVAIQTVVARLETDASAAAAAPAAAPAAAPAAPAPAAAPTPAPTAVAAPQSSSPAAPPSAAAAPAPRPPSPAAPPPAHTGPETADERLRRKSTPLVRKMAAEHNLDIGAIPGSGHAGRVTKSDVLTYLESAPAAPLPSSPAAPPARAAGARGATTLIEVPAPVVEPWEGDRVEPWSKIRKLTADHMIMSRRVSAHVNSLFEIDFTRVAQVRAARKKEYAERGVNLTFLAFIVKAVADTIRKHPVVNAAVMGDATVYRRDINIGIAVALDWGLIVPVIKRADELSLIGVARAINDLGERARAKKLTPDEVQRGTFTITNPGGFGSFAGTPIINQPQVAILGIGAIEKRPHVVTGPDGTDALAIRTKGMFTMAYDHRIVDGADADRFLADLKTALQTFPDTGA; this is encoded by the coding sequence ATGGCGAAGATCGACGTGATCATGCCCCAGATGGGTGAATCCATCGCCGAGGGGACGCTGTCGAGGTGGATGAAGAAGGTCGGCGACACGGTCAAGCGTGACGAGCCGATCTTCGAGATCTCCACCGACAAGGTGGACGCCGAGATCCCGGCGCCCCAGGCCGGTGTTCTCGTCGAGATCCTGGTCCAGGAAGGGGAGACGGTGGCAATCCAGACGGTCGTCGCCCGACTGGAGACGGATGCCAGCGCGGCGGCGGCTGCCCCGGCGGCTGCCCCGGCGGCGGCCCCCGCGGCCCCCGCACCAGCAGCGGCACCGACACCCGCTCCCACGGCTGTGGCAGCCCCGCAGTCCAGCAGCCCCGCGGCCCCGCCGTCCGCTGCCGCGGCTCCTGCCCCCCGGCCCCCCAGCCCGGCGGCCCCGCCTCCGGCGCACACCGGTCCTGAAACGGCAGACGAGCGCTTGCGGCGCAAGAGCACGCCACTGGTCCGCAAGATGGCCGCGGAGCACAACCTGGACATCGGCGCCATTCCGGGGAGCGGCCACGCCGGCCGCGTGACGAAGTCGGATGTCCTCACCTACCTCGAATCTGCGCCGGCCGCTCCGCTGCCCAGCAGCCCCGCCGCCCCGCCCGCCCGCGCAGCGGGCGCTCGCGGCGCGACCACGCTCATCGAGGTGCCCGCTCCCGTCGTCGAGCCGTGGGAAGGGGATCGCGTCGAGCCGTGGAGCAAGATCCGCAAGCTCACCGCCGATCACATGATCATGTCGCGCCGGGTGTCGGCGCACGTGAACAGCCTCTTCGAGATCGACTTCACCCGTGTCGCGCAGGTGCGCGCCGCGCGGAAGAAGGAGTACGCCGAGCGGGGAGTGAACCTGACCTTCCTGGCGTTCATCGTGAAGGCGGTGGCCGACACCATCCGGAAGCATCCGGTGGTCAACGCCGCCGTCATGGGCGACGCCACAGTCTATCGGCGCGACATCAACATCGGCATCGCCGTGGCGCTCGACTGGGGCCTGATCGTGCCGGTCATCAAGCGCGCCGATGAGTTGTCCCTCATCGGGGTCGCCCGGGCCATCAACGATCTCGGTGAGCGCGCGCGGGCCAAGAAGCTGACGCCGGACGAGGTGCAGCGGGGGACCTTCACCATCACCAACCCCGGTGGCTTCGGCTCCTTTGCCGGCACCCCGATCATCAACCAGCCGCAGGTGGCCATCCTGGGCATCGGGGCCATCGAGAAGCGGCCGCACGTGGTCACGGGGCCCGACGGCACCGACGCGCTGGCCATCCGGACCAAGGGGATGTTCACCATGGCGTACGACCATCGCATCGTCGATGGCGCCGACGCCGACCGGTTCCTGGCTGACCTGAAGACCGCCCTGCAGACCTTCCCCGACACCGGCGCCTGA
- a CDS encoding stomatin-like protein, translated as MSISPFVIVALFLGVVIVMVIAKTAVVVPQQSAFVVERLGRFSGVLQAGFHILIPFIDVIRYRLSLKEGAYDIPEQVCITRDNVQVGVDGVLYLKVLNPERASYGIDDYTFAITQLAQTTLRSEIGKIDLDKTFEERMNINSAVVAELDKASDPWGVKVLRYEIKNINPPHDILAAMEKQMRAEREKRAVILTSEGQRDAAINVAEGSKQQVIKASEANRQQQMNEAEGEAAAILAVAKATAEGIRMVAEAIHKPGGMEATQLRVAENYLIQFGALAQKTNTMILPANVGDMASMVATAMKVFKQGE; from the coding sequence ATGAGCATCAGTCCCTTCGTGATCGTCGCGTTGTTCCTCGGCGTCGTCATCGTGATGGTCATCGCGAAGACGGCGGTGGTGGTCCCCCAGCAGAGCGCGTTCGTGGTGGAGCGCCTCGGCCGGTTCTCCGGCGTGCTGCAGGCGGGCTTCCACATTCTCATTCCCTTCATCGACGTGATCCGGTACCGCCTCTCGCTGAAGGAAGGGGCGTACGATATCCCGGAGCAGGTCTGCATCACCCGGGACAACGTGCAGGTAGGTGTGGACGGGGTGCTCTACCTCAAGGTGCTCAATCCCGAACGCGCGTCGTACGGCATTGACGACTACACCTTTGCCATCACGCAGCTGGCCCAGACCACGCTCCGCAGCGAGATCGGCAAGATCGACCTCGACAAGACGTTCGAGGAGCGGATGAACATCAACAGCGCGGTGGTCGCCGAGCTGGACAAGGCCTCCGACCCCTGGGGCGTGAAGGTGCTCCGGTACGAGATCAAGAACATCAATCCACCGCACGACATCCTCGCGGCGATGGAAAAGCAGATGCGCGCGGAGCGGGAGAAGCGCGCGGTCATTCTCACGTCTGAAGGCCAGCGGGATGCCGCCATCAACGTCGCCGAAGGCAGCAAACAGCAGGTGATCAAGGCGTCCGAGGCCAACCGGCAGCAGCAGATGAACGAGGCCGAGGGCGAGGCCGCGGCCATCCTGGCGGTGGCCAAGGCGACGGCCGAGGGCATTCGCATGGTGGCCGAGGCGATCCACAAGCCGGGCGGCATGGAGGCCACCCAGCTGCGGGTCGCGGAGAACTACCTGATCCAGTTCGGCGCCCTGGCGCAGAAGACCAACACGATGATCCTGCCGGCCAACGTGGGCGACATGGCCTCGATGGTGGCCACGGCGATGAAGGTGTTCAAGCAGGGGGAGTGA
- a CDS encoding SDR family NAD(P)-dependent oxidoreductase, producing MTTAWNFKDKVVLVTGVARVGQIGHAVALAFGRAGAKLVLCDRNAVAAAARAREFEAEGIEARPTAGDLTEPDIARLAVETAVKHFGRLDVVVNVAGGLTTFGPIEGTTVADFDREIAINLKTAFLVSQAAVGALADTGGVVINFASVAFFRPQDQMAVYAAAKSAVAAFTQSLALEIRDRGVRVNAVAPGMVRTGDNVSSVDDAAVRWVEMRQITDGVLFLASDAASAITGHVLPITNGAL from the coding sequence ATGACGACGGCGTGGAATTTCAAGGACAAGGTGGTGCTGGTCACCGGCGTCGCGCGGGTGGGCCAGATTGGGCACGCGGTGGCGCTCGCCTTTGGGCGCGCAGGTGCCAAGCTCGTGCTGTGTGACCGCAATGCGGTGGCTGCAGCGGCCCGGGCCCGGGAGTTCGAGGCCGAGGGCATCGAGGCGCGGCCGACCGCAGGCGACCTGACGGAGCCCGATATCGCCCGGTTGGCCGTCGAGACGGCGGTGAAGCACTTCGGGCGGCTCGATGTGGTGGTCAACGTGGCGGGCGGCCTGACGACGTTCGGGCCAATCGAGGGGACCACCGTCGCGGACTTCGACCGGGAAATCGCCATCAATCTCAAGACGGCGTTCCTGGTGTCGCAGGCGGCGGTCGGCGCGCTGGCCGATACCGGCGGGGTCGTCATCAACTTCGCCTCGGTGGCCTTCTTCCGACCGCAAGACCAGATGGCAGTCTACGCCGCGGCCAAGTCTGCGGTGGCGGCGTTTACCCAGAGCCTGGCGCTCGAGATCCGCGACCGCGGCGTCCGGGTCAACGCCGTGGCGCCCGGCATGGTCCGCACCGGCGACAACGTGTCCTCGGTCGACGATGCCGCCGTTCGCTGGGTCGAGATGAGGCAAATCACCGATGGAGTACTCTTCCTCGCGAGCGACGCCGCCTCCGCCATCACCGGGCACGTCCTCCCCATCACCAACGGCGCACTCTGA
- a CDS encoding PHP domain-containing protein — MHSTASDGALSPTDVVTCARSAELSAIALTDHDSVAGVAEAVAAGDAAGVRVIAGCEFSAASPWGEVHILGYFLPVDDERVEAFLDRCRADRRRRAEVMCGRLQELGLGVTLDAVLEEAAGGAIGRPHVARAVVRMGGAEDVNSAFDRFLGRNKPAYADKVLPTFGEVADLVHAAGGVVSAAHLRDRATRPYLARLKQEGLDAVEVRHPRHAAETRSRIAGLATALDLARTGGSDWHGDIGPGEGHGSLGSQTVPEEWLARLESRRPTPT; from the coding sequence ATGCATTCCACCGCGTCCGACGGCGCCCTCTCGCCGACGGATGTGGTAACGTGTGCCAGGTCGGCGGAGCTCAGCGCCATTGCCCTGACCGACCACGATTCGGTGGCCGGCGTCGCCGAGGCGGTGGCAGCGGGAGACGCGGCGGGCGTCCGGGTCATTGCCGGCTGCGAATTCTCCGCCGCCTCCCCGTGGGGCGAGGTCCACATCCTGGGCTACTTCCTGCCGGTGGATGACGAGCGGGTCGAGGCGTTTCTCGACCGCTGCCGTGCCGACCGGCGGCGCCGGGCCGAAGTGATGTGTGGCCGGCTGCAGGAGCTGGGGCTCGGCGTCACCCTCGACGCGGTGCTGGAGGAGGCGGCTGGCGGTGCCATCGGACGGCCCCACGTGGCCCGCGCGGTGGTCCGCATGGGCGGCGCGGAAGATGTGAACTCGGCGTTCGATCGCTTTCTCGGCCGCAACAAGCCGGCGTACGCCGACAAGGTCCTTCCGACGTTCGGGGAAGTGGCGGACCTGGTCCACGCGGCGGGCGGCGTCGTGTCGGCCGCGCACCTGCGCGACCGGGCCACCCGGCCCTACCTGGCGCGGTTGAAGCAGGAAGGACTCGACGCCGTGGAGGTGCGGCACCCGCGCCACGCGGCCGAGACGCGGTCCCGGATCGCCGGGCTGGCGACGGCGCTCGACCTGGCGCGCACGGGCGGAAGCGACTGGCATGGCGACATCGGCCCCGGGGAGGGACATGGTTCCCTCGGCTCGCAGACGGTGCCGGAGGAGTGGCTGGCGCGGCTGGAGTCGCGACGGCCGACGCCCACGTGA